TCCTTGTTCTGTATGGTCTTTTTGCCATTGCGGGCGCTATCGCTTGGTGGAACAAGAAAGTTCGGCTTGCTACGAGCCTGCTATTGATTCTGATTCTTTTTAAAATTTCTATTATCGCGTTAGATTATCGACTGACTGGTAACTACCACTACCTTCCGACAATGTTAGCACTGGTTTTTCTTTTGATTCCGGAAAGAAGATTTAGCCTGACCGTTTCTTTTTTCATTATTTATTTTACAGCCGGTGTACTAAAAATAAATAGTCAGTGGCTTACCGGTACAGCTATCAATGACCATATCATGCCAAGCTATATGACGACGCTTGGAGTTTGGTATGTGCTTGTTCTTGAATTGGGTTTAATTTTCTTCCTTTTTTCAAAAAAAGATCGTTGGTTTTATTTTCTTTTTTTTCAGCTGGTTTATTTTCACCTATACTCTTGGCATTTAACTCGTTTTTTCTACCCCGTCGTCATGCTTTCCCTGTTAGGAATACTTTTGATCGTCAGGCCGACGGTCGAAGAGTGGAATATTAAAGAATCCTTTAAAAAAGCTTTTAGCACTAAAACAGCACAAATCCTGCTTTTGATTTTTCTTATTTTACAATTGCCTCAGTACCTGATTCCTGGAAACTCCGCTTTAACTGGCGAAGGGCGCATGTACGCCATGATCATGTATGATGGCCGAGTTCAATGCCAGCCTCACCTATCAATATGGAAAAAGGATGGCAGCAAAGAAGATCTTTCTTTGCAACCGCCGTGGTTGATGACGCGTACTCAGTGTGATCCACTTATTTACTGGCGACTGGCGCAAAAAACCTGTGAGTGGGTTAAAAATGATAACAGCATCATACAGGTCGACTTGGCTATTCCCATCCGCAACGACAAAAATTCGCCGTGGCATCCCCTTGTTTCGACGATTGATGTGTGCCGAAACAACTATGCCTACTACAGTTTCTTCCCAAACTCTTGGATCAATAAAATAGATCCAAGCTCCTATACAGAGGCTGTGGAGCCCGAGGAAGAAGGCGGTGGCGCCGATGGGGGCGAAATTTTAGGTGATTGATTCATCTTTCTTTCAAAAGTTCGAATGATGTCTTTCACGGCATCATCATTAAAATGTGCAAGGGCTTCTTCCACCATCAGGCTTTCCATATCTCGGCCAACAGTCAATAACGCTGCAATTCTTTGATCTTCGTAATAAGCCACTGCGAAATTTTCGCTATTCATATCCCCAATCACATCCATGCGATCAAAGCGGTCTGAAAAGCCAATGTAGCCAAAGGTAATTCCATAGTGAGTTGTCCAAAAGAA
This is a stretch of genomic DNA from Bdellovibrio reynosensis. It encodes these proteins:
- a CDS encoding HTTM domain-containing protein; this translates as MKKLILEVQKHPALRIIGVIFCLEHLLTILFWLTERPLHWILSPSNAPICWPFFSSCELFKPSPGILNFILVLYGLFAIAGAIAWWNKKVRLATSLLLILILFKISIIALDYRLTGNYHYLPTMLALVFLLIPERRFSLTVSFFIIYFTAGVLKINSQWLTGTAINDHIMPSYMTTLGVWYVLVLELGLIFFLFSKKDRWFYFLFFQLVYFHLYSWHLTRFFYPVVMLSLLGILLIVRPTVEEWNIKESFKKAFSTKTAQILLLIFLILQLPQYLIPGNSALTGEGRMYAMIMYDGRVQCQPHLSIWKKDGSKEDLSLQPPWLMTRTQCDPLIYWRLAQKTCEWVKNDNSIIQVDLAIPIRNDKNSPWHPLVSTIDVCRNNYAYYSFFPNSWINKIDPSSYTEAVEPEEEGGGADGGEILGD